From a single Meles meles chromosome 21, mMelMel3.1 paternal haplotype, whole genome shotgun sequence genomic region:
- the ZNF785 gene encoding LOW QUALITY PROTEIN: zinc finger protein 785 (The sequence of the model RefSeq protein was modified relative to this genomic sequence to represent the inferred CDS: substituted 1 base at 1 genomic stop codon) — MGPFENPLPQLGSTVHTAPSKAPSCLYTSSPERSRDEREEKELMKSPKQKEMEREEVSLEEWSPSSRPPGAGHRSTCSELCWNSGQSPVKPWFKDTTTRRSPFCSDCGRNFSYPSLPATHRRVHSGEQPFPCDQSRACFSQRKYLLQHQLIHTGEKPYLCPDCGRRFRQRGSLAIHRQAHTGEKPYPCPNCKSRFTYPXLLAIHQRKHTGEKPYSCPSCGLRFAYSSLLAIHRRTHTGEKPYPCPDCGLRFTYSSLLLSHQRIHSDSRPFPCPQCGKGFKRKYALEAHQWIHRSGKRPRWQWPAAGLSEPVLVLGGQDPPVHFRCFPDIFQECG; from the exons ACTCGGATCCACAGTACACACCGCCCCGTCCAAAGCCCCATCGTGTCTCTATACCTCATCCCCAGAAA GATCCAGGGATGAGCGTGAAGAGAAAGAACTGATGAAGAGTCCAAAGCAAAAAGAGATGGAGCGTGAGGAAGTGTCTCTCGAGGAGTGGTCACCATCCAGCAGGCCACCGGGTGCCGGTCACAGAAGCACCTGCTCGGAGCTCTGCTGGAACTCAGGGCAGAGCCCAGTCAAGCCTTGGTTCAAGGACACTACAACCCGCAGATCACCCTTCTGCTCAGACTGTGGCCGCAACTTCAGCTACCCCTCCCTCCCGGCCACCCACAGGCGGGTCCACTCTGGGGAGCAGCCCTTCCCCTGTGACCAGTCCCGGGCCTGTTTCTCCCAGCGCAAGTACCTGCTCCAGCATCAGCTCATCCACACCGGGGAAAAGCCCTACTTGTGCCCTGATTGTGGGCGACGTTTCCGCCAGAGGGGCTCCCTGGCCATCCACAGACAGGCTCACACCGGGGAGAAGCCCTACCCATGCCCAAACTGCAAAAGTCGCTTCACTTACCCCTAACTGCTAGCCATCCACCAGCGCAAACACACAGGCGAGAAGCCCTACAGCTGTCCCAGCTGCGGCCTCCGTTTCGCCTACAGCTCCCTGCTGGCCATCCACAGGCGCACCCATACAGGCGAGAAGCCCTACCCCTGCCCAGACTGTGGCCTCCGGTTCACctactcctctctcctcctcagtCACCAGCGCATTCACTCTGACAGCCGACCCTTCCCCTGCCCACAGTGTGGGAAGGGCTTCAAGCGCAAGTATGCCTTGGAAGCCCATCAGTGGATCCATCGCTCTGGCAAGAGGCCGAGGTGGCAGTGGCCTGCAGCAGGGCTCTCGGAGCCAGTCCTTGTTTTGGGAGGCCAGGATCCCCCAGTTCATTTCCGGTGCTTTCCAGATATATTTCAAGAATGTGGGTGA